The Carassius gibelio isolate Cgi1373 ecotype wild population from Czech Republic chromosome B19, carGib1.2-hapl.c, whole genome shotgun sequence genomic interval AGAAGTCAGAAGCTTTATTATTGCATATGTCCATATAGAATGAGTGCTAAACTGTGCATGTTGTGTTTAAGGGCTCGGAGGGGCGGTTGGTTATGCCCTCGGGGGTCTTGATTGGACGCACACATTCTTGGGTcgaaccttcaagtctcaagaaCAAATTCTGTTCCTGTTCGCCACGGTTCTGTTCACCGTTTCTGTGGCTCTGCACCTGTTCAGCATCGAGGAGCAGCAGTTCAGCCCTCAACAGGACCGTCTGGATGAAGAGGCAGAAACCGAATCCACTGTTAAAATCACAGCGCACCAACCCCAGCTCGAAATGATCCATGAAGAAGAGTCTTACGAGCATTACGACCTCTACTCGGACCGGCGATCAGAGCGAGAGCTGGACATGGACTCGTTAGACGTCGACATCGTTCGAAGTAAAAGTGACTCTGTTTTGGCGATGGCTGACGCCACGCTGGACCACCACGACATGCTGTTTCTGCGTGAAATCGAGCCGTCTATCTTCCAAGATCGCATTTCTTCTTATCATGGGTCGCTGCCACGGCGCAGCAGCAGTGTAGATAGTCAAGAGTTCCTGCGCGGGAAATTCAGCCGACTGTCTGCGTTTCTGCAGCAAACCGAACGTGACGGAGAAGAAGCTCTGCTTAACAGTCAGCTCAACCAATCCAAAGCACCCAACGGACATACGACGGACCTCAACGGCCACGGGCCGCCCAGTATCAAAGCCTCCAGCACCAACGCATCCATGCGCCACAGACGTCACACTTTCTACCGACAGTCGTCCTGCACCTTCTCCTACTACGGCCGGGTCGGATCCCACCGCTACCGTTACCGGCGTGCAAACGCTGCGTTCCTCATCAAACCGTCCCGCAGCATGAACGACATCTACGAGATAGAGAAGCGGCAGAAACAGAGGAAAGGACAGAGAACGAGGCACCAGAGCGGGAACACCAACTCCAGCGGGGACACGGAGAGCGAGGAGGGCGAGACTGAGACCACCGTCCGTCTGCTCTGGATGTCCATGCTGAAGATGCCCAAAGAGCTGTTGAGACTGTGCGTGTGTCATCTGGTCACGTGGTTCTCCGTCATCGCAGAGGCCGTGTTTTACACCGACTTCATGGGGCAGGTCATCTATGAAGGCGACCCAACGGTGAGCAATGCAttgctttttttaatgcatctaAAGTGACTTACGTTGCATTCAGGTTAACACATTTGAACAAGTTATGCAtgccctgggaattgaacccacaaccttagcaTTGCTAATGCCATGCTTTACTGTTTAAGCGATGATAACATAGAAAAGCAtgcctgtagctcaaacagtagaacATGGTGCATTGGCATTGCCAAGGTtgtaggttcgattcccaggaaatGCACAAACTGTTCTAATGTACAACTTCAGTGCCTACAATGTAAGCTAAGCATAAGAAATCTTTCAacctaaattatatttttattgtcatgTATCCATGAGGGCAACTTAACAATGAGAGGAGCATTGCTTTTTGAAGAGTATTCAGTGCATTTAAGGTACACatacatttgatcagttcatgcataccttgggaatcgaacccacaaccttggcaTCGTTAGAGCCGTGCTCTATTATTTGAGCTATTATAATGTAGAAACGCATCCTGTAGGTCAAACAGTAGAGTGCGGTGCTAATACCAAATCCAAGGCTATAGGTTCGATTCACAGAGAATACATGAACTGATCCAATGTACAACTTGAATGAAAtttaagtcgctttagataagtctctgccaaatgcattaaataatacaataagacCTTCTTTATATCAAGAAACATAAAAGACACATAACGTTTGCTTCAAAAAAGCATTGTGATAAGATCATAACAATAGTACTGTATATACAAATTGAGTACTACGTATAGATCTGTTTAGGAAAAAGATCAAAATTTGAGCTGTCAATCTCTCAAAATTTTTTCAGAAATCTCTTGTTCagttaaaaacattaacatttgcaTGCATGCTTTTATCTTAAGCAACATGGGACAGAAGAACAGAAGAAATTTGTGTAAGAGTCACACAATATTCCTAATACACCATGCTAGGTTTATCAGACAAACAATaatctatttatgtatttaaataaaggctgattttaatctttaatcttttaaatgtaaaattcaaataaataatggtataataaaaacgaattaaaacttaagaaaatgaaatattatacTTGTTTACATGTATGTCATGTAACTATTAAGCAACATTAGAGAACCATGAACATGCGAATGTGTTGAAATATTAAATTGAAATCTTAAGTggtacttttatatattttagtcatcagtatttatttattttggcaatCCCTGATTTAGACAGATGTCAGAAGTTTGCCGACTTTTGTTTTTTGAAGATATAACATGGTTAAAATGTTTTGGGGAGCTCTTGCTCTTGCATAAAGTGTAAGATTGTGTGCTTTCCCTGCCGTCCAGTTCTTACCCTAAATCCTGAAGTGTGTCCCTGTAGGCTCCGCTGAACTCCACCGCCCTTCATAACTACCACAGAGGGGTTCAGATGGGCTGCTGGGGGCTGGTCATCTACGCCACCACCGCCGCCATCTGTTCAGGTGCGTGTCCTGAATCCATAGAGGCGACCGTCTGATCTGTtcaagtgtgtttcttcatctcaATCTCTTTTGTGAATGTAGCTGTTCTGCAGAAGTACCTGGATAACTTTGGCCTCAGCATAAAGGTGATCTACATCCTGGGCACTCTGGGCTTCGCCATCGGTACGGCCGTCATGGCCATCTTCCCCAACGTCTACGTCTCAATGGTGATGATCAGCAGCATGGGCATCATCTCCATGAGCATCTCGTACTGTCCGTACGCTCTGCTGGGCCAGTATCACGATAATAAAGAGGTCAGAGGCTCTTCATTCATCTCTGTGAGACTGTAATCCTCCGTATTAAATCTGATCGCAGCACTAATCCTAATCTTTGTCCTCACTGACTCTCACAACTCAGATTTTAACAGGCATTACAATGTCATCAAATCACCTTTGGGTGTAAAGAACAGTGGAAGGAGCTGACTTGACTACATTGTTTAGTATCATGACAataatttagttgttttttcatttatgttaGGAACAGCAGTAGGATAGGATTGTGGGGAAAAAACACTGTGCACACAAACGAACTGAACTAGTAGAGctttaaattctaaattaattaattttattatttaaaaaaaaaatctacattcattttagatatatatatatatatatatatatatatatatatatatatatatattttacatttaacaaaccGAATGGAAATCTGTGCCCCAGCAAATTGAATGGGCTTTACTGAGAAtacttattcattttattttactttataatcaataaaaatatttttaaaatacaatatttatatatatattagtatttaatctgtttgaaattaAAAGCACAtctctataaataaaaatatgtctgTGTCCTGTGCATGAGGAAACTGAATAGGTTGTGCGGCGGTTTCTGAttctttttatttgattgtttattaaatacaaaatacattattttttagtcaatatttaatctagatttaaagtttttaatttaaaatatatttattcagaaaGAAATTTAAACTTTAATCACTATACATAAACATTTCTGTGTCCTGATCACAAGGTCTATGAAATGTCAACGAATTGTCCATTTAAATaggtttaaattaaaacagtacAACAAATTCAACAGTGATGCATACTTTTAATGAGACTAtatcaaaaataatattacagtaatgttatggtgtgtatatatatttttaatatctaaatattacaaaaataaatctaaaaagtattgtttaattgttataaaaatgtatttctgatacaTTTTAGCGAAATGGTTTCAtagtgtaatacatttttttgctgCTTGTCTCAAAATAAACCGCCTTCTTAGAGCAACTCATGCAATGCGTGGTAAGTTTTGGCAGACCAATATTTCCTCACGAGTTGTTATTTATATACGGTTGCCGCATTACTCATTGCGGTAATGTTTTATTGTCAATACTCTAGGATTTCTGGACTGAGATCTCCTAGGATAGAGAGCAGTGTCTTGGACACTGATATGTGACCGATGTGTTCTTGCTGTTTGCAGTACGTCCAGCACAGCCCCGGCAACTCCAAGCGAGGTTTCGGCATCGACTGCGCCATCCTGTCGTGTCAGGTGTACATCTCTCAGATCCTGGTGGCGTCTGCGC includes:
- the LOC127979139 gene encoding solute carrier family 45 member 4, whose product is MRTTMAPQNTEADAVQMQAAVVTPVEKRAGGGGANGVGGAGGRDLESQEESVSEGSIDRIPLRQWVMHGAVMFGREFCYAMETALVTPVLLQIGLPEQYYSLTWFLSPILGLIFTPLIGSASDRCTLRWGRRRPFILALCVGVLLGVALFLNGSLIGLALGDVPNNQPIGIVMTVLGVVVLDFCADATEGPIRAYLLDVADTEEQDMALNIHAFSAGLGGAVGYALGGLDWTHTFLGRTFKSQEQILFLFATVLFTVSVALHLFSIEEQQFSPQQDRLDEEAETESTVKITAHQPQLEMIHEEESYEHYDLYSDRRSERELDMDSLDVDIVRSKSDSVLAMADATLDHHDMLFLREIEPSIFQDRISSYHGSLPRRSSSVDSQEFLRGKFSRLSAFLQQTERDGEEALLNSQLNQSKAPNGHTTDLNGHGPPSIKASSTNASMRHRRHTFYRQSSCTFSYYGRVGSHRYRYRRANAAFLIKPSRSMNDIYEIEKRQKQRKGQRTRHQSGNTNSSGDTESEEGETETTVRLLWMSMLKMPKELLRLCVCHLVTWFSVIAEAVFYTDFMGQVIYEGDPTAPLNSTALHNYHRGVQMGCWGLVIYATTAAICSAVLQKYLDNFGLSIKVIYILGTLGFAIGTAVMAIFPNVYVSMVMISSMGIISMSISYCPYALLGQYHDNKEYVQHSPGNSKRGFGIDCAILSCQVYISQILVASALGAVVDAVGSVRVIPMVASGGSFLGFLSASFLVIYPGSGGEAEQTRALTSPNNNGVTEKPSFLKLTRKGGATTTCKVECESTL